A stretch of DNA from Catenulispora acidiphila DSM 44928:
CCCAGGGCGTACCGGTCGGGCCCGATCGCCCAGTCGGCGGCCAGGGCGGTCCGCTCGGCGGGGAAACAGCGCGCGTCCAGCGCGGCGGCCTGGCCGAGCAGCCCGCTGTCTAGTGTCGTCACGTGCGGGTTGATCGCCCGGGGTGCCGGGACGGCTCCGGCGAAGGCGATGGTGCGCCTGCGGGCGAAAAAGCCGCGGGCGGCGAAGAAGTCGCGCAGCGTCGGTGGGGCCTCCAGGCCGACGGGCCGACCTTCGGCGTGGGACAAGACGATATCGGCGGTGGCCGTTCCGATGCCCCTGCCCCGGAACCCGGGGTCGACGATCAGGGCGCCGGTGAAGCAGAACCCGTTGTCGTATCCGGCGGTGGCCATCGCCGAGACCGGGCGGCCGTCCAGCACGCCGATCAGAAGGCCGCCGGGGCGGTGCCGGGTGAACAGGTCCAGGTCACCGCGCCCCAGACTCCAGCCGGCCCCGCCAGCCCAGCCCTCGATCAAGGCGGCGTCGGCAGCGGTTCCCCGAGTCGCGACGAATCGGCCGGCCCACGGTTCGGCCGTTGGCGCGTCGGCGTGTGGAGTCTGGAGCGCGGTCATGACGTTCTCCTGGTCGATGGCGGGATTGCAGCGGCACTACGCGCCGAGACTGGCCGGACGGCGCAGCATCGGGAACATGGGCGGTCCAGCGGGCAGTTGGATGGGGTCGCCAAGGTCGGCGTAGCCGTGCTTCAGATACAGCTGCCGGGTGGTGGCGTCGCTTGCTTCCAGATATGCCGCGGACGGGGCATCGGACTGGTCCAGGCGGCGGTGATGGGCAGCCAGCAGTTCGGTGCCGATACCTTGCCCCTGCTGGTCCGGGTGGACGGCCAGGATCGCCAGATGGTCGTGGCGCAGCCCGGTGGGGTGGTGCTTGTTCAGCAGGGCGTCGAAGGTACGGAAGCGGTCCACCCAGCGCTCGGTCACCGCCGCCAACTCTTGGTCGTAGTCCGCGCCCGGCACCTCGCCTTCCTCGCTGACGGGCAGCCACAGCGCGACCGCCGACCGTTCGGTGGTGGTGTAGACGTGGCCGCGCCGCATAGCCTCGGCGACGTACAGGCGGAAGTAGCCGGGAAAGACACGGCGGCGATCGTTCTCGCCGGGGATCAGCCAGAGTGACGGGGCGAGTCCGAGGAACGCTTCGGCGATCACCAGGCTCAGCGTGTCGGTGTCCTGCGGCTGCGCCAGGACGATGTCGCGCGGGCTCACCGGGCGGCCCGCCCGGCACGAGCCGGCTTCGCGGCTGCGGACGGGGTGGAGCTGGCAGCGGTGCGGGCCAGCGCGGCGGCTCCGCCCAGGCCGATCATCTCGTAGGCGTCCGGCTGCCGACGCCTGAGGACCAGCGCCCAGCCGATCCCGATCACGGCGGCAACGGCGAACAGTCCGGGAAGGACCCTGGTGGCCAGCGAGCCGGGAGGCACGTTGAGCAGCACGTCGTAGTGGTCGACGCACAGCCAGGCCATCACCGTCAGCAGCACGGTCGACGCGACGGGGGCGATCAGGCGTCGCCACACGGTCTCATCGCCCGGTGTTCTGGCGAAGTACTTCACGACCGCGGCCGAGGTGGCAGCCAACAGGAGCAGGATACCGAAACCGCCGGTGGTGCCGCCCCAGAAGAACAGCTTCGCGACCGGATCCCAGTGCAGTCCCAGCGTCAGCCCGATCGCCACCGCACCGAACAGGCTCTGCACTCCCGAGGCTGCCTTCGGGACGCCGTTGCTCCCGGTCGTTCCCATGATCGCCGGCAGCACCCGCTCCCGGCCCAGAGCCCACATGTACCGGCCGACCGCGTTGTGGAATGCCAACGCCGCCGCGATCAGGCTCGTCAGGAACAGTGTGCGGGCGGTACTTGCCAGCAGGCCCGGGGCCATGGCGAACAGCATCGTCGGACTCGCGGGGCCTTGAGCGGTCGCTACCACCTGGTTCCCGTAGTGCACGTCCAACGCCCAGGACGCACCGGCGTAGACCACCGCGATCACCGCCAGGGACACGAACGTGGCCAGCGGGATCGTGCGCTTGGCGTCGCGGGCTTCCTCGCTGAACACTGGGGCCTGCTCGAAACCGGTGAACCCGAGCACGGCGACTGCCAGAACCGCGCCGAGCCCGGCGAAATGCAGACTGGTCGGAGACAGCGCAGCCGCGCTGATTCCCCCGGCCGCCGGATGCGCCAGACCCCGCACCGTCAGCGCGATGATGACCAGCAGCTCGATCGTCGACAGCACGCCGAGCAGATGACCGGACAGGTCCACGCGGATCAGGCCCAGCACGGTCACCACCGCCCAGGCGCCGAACGCCCAGACCCCCCAGGGCGCATTCAGGCCGAAGTTGTCGGCGGCAAACGACTGCAACGACGGCCCGATCATCCCGTAGAGCCCGACCTGTAGGACGTTGTACGCCACCACAGCGACCAGCGCGCCGCCGACGCCAGCCGGTTTGGACAGGCCCTGGGAGATGAAGGCGTAGAACGCGCCGGCGTTCGGGATGCGCTGGGCCATCGCGACATACCCGACGGCGAAGACGGCCAGGACCACCGCGACCACCAGAAACGCGGCAGGGACGCTGGTCAGCCCGGTGACGGCGTAGGCGGTGGGCACGACTCCGGCGGTCACGGTCAGCGGCGCGACCCCGGCCAGGATGAAGAACATGACGCCGGTGACGCCGAGCCGGTCGCGGGCCAGCGTTTCTGAGACCTTGCTAGGAGCCGGTGATCGTCTGGGCACGGAAATCTCCTCGGGAAATCGCGACGGTGGGTGGGCGGAGCGCGAAAAGGGTTCAGCCGATGCGTTGGCTAGTGACGGCACTGCCGACAGCGGCCTCGGTGTGTGCCAGCAGCTGCCGCAGAGGAGGGCTGTAGTCCAGAGGCTCCAGCGTTTCTTCCAGGGCCGCGGGGTCGTCCAGTCGGTTCTGTACCTCCCACAGGGAGGGGTGTCTGAGCCCGGTGGCACGAGTCAGTCCGAACAACACGAGGTGGTGAGTGTCGGCGTTGGCGTTGTAGACCTTGATCTTCACGTCGATCGCCGGCCAGTCAGCAGTGGTGGAGTCCACTGGTCTCCACCGGTCCGCCACGCCCAGAAACTTCAGGCGAGAGGGTCTGCGGTGGAGGAGCTGCTCGGCGGCCATCCTGGCGATGACACGTTCGATTGCCTTGGCTGCGAGGTAGTTGAGCCAGTCCCTCACCAGAAGACGTTGGTGTTCGTCGGCTATCTCGCGATGGATCTCATCGGCGAGCGAGGACGTCGGCGGCTTCCAGCCGGTAACGGCCGTCACCTCGTCGCCCTCGACGGCGATGGCGCCGACGACGGCCAGTTCGCAGAGCAGGGCGCTGGCCAGACCGAGGCCAAGTATCCGGTCCGGAAGTCGCGGGTGTCCGGACAGATCGTCGTGGACCATGAGGAAGAAGTCGTCGGCCAGGAGCCCGGTTCGGGTCAGCATCGATTGATCACCGCCAGAAGCGGTCTCGAAGCCGTCATAATGGCTGCTCCCCTGCGTGCGCAGCCCCGGACGCGGTGGCGCCGCCAGCGGCAGTTAGCGCTGCGCTGTAGCGGGCAACGGTGTCGCTGTCGGTCGCGAGACAACGTGCGGCATGAAGCTGCGCGAGGTGATCGGCGCGGTGCGTGCCGACTGCAATTCGGGAGACATGCGGTAGCTCGAAAGCAGCGGCGAATGCGGCTTCAAGTCGGCCTACATGACCGCTCGTCGAGACGATCTTCGCCGGATCGATGTCGGACCACAGCCGAGCAGCGGCGTCCTGCCCGAATGGCGCCATGCCCCACCGGTCAGCAGCCGCTGTCATCTTGAAAAGCTCTTCGCCGGCTTCATGGACCAACAGAGGCACTGCGAGGCCGGCGCGAACCATCAGGACGTCTGGCGCCGGTCCTTCATAGCTGATGCTGTTGAGTGGTCGCGGATCCCAACTTGCGATGCCCCACGAACCGCACCAACCTTTGTCACAGAGCTCTGACAGAAGCGCGCAGGCTGGCAGTAGCCCGTTGGGTGACTGCTCTGGATTGTGCAGCAGGACAGCATCCGGAGTTCGATCAAGCTCTTCCGTTGATCGCTCAATGGCCTGACGCAGCCGAACGGGCGATAGGTCGTGTCCGTCCGGGAAGTATCCGACCTTCGTCGAGATCTCGAAACGATGGAGCAAGTCGTCTGCGATGGCGTTCAGTGCCCTGTGCGACGTGAACTGATCGTAGCTGTAGGCGGTATCGATGGCTGTGACGCCGATTTCGAGAGCAGACTCCAGCAGCTCGCGGCTGAGGCCGGTCCGGTAGAGCCCCAGCGCGACTCTGCGGTCGTCGTATCGCACACGTCCTCCCTCGTCAGTCCATCGCCACGGTTATCGGCAGTACGTCGCCGTGAGTGGCGAGGCCGACGTGGAAGACGATGACGGTTGAGGGCAGGACGGTGAACTACGTGCAGGGATTTCTGAATGACGTCTCAGGACGTCTCAGGACGTTTGAGGGCTCGGTCTAGATGGCGTGTAGGTGTCCGCGAAGTTCGCGCAGGTCGTTCAGGACCACGGTGGCGCCGGCGGCATGAAGCAGTTCGGCGGAGTGGACCCCAGAGGCGACCGCAATGACCTGGGCGCCGGCTGTGAGCGCAGCTTCGACATCGCGAGGAGTGTCTCCGACGACGATCGTTGAGGCTCGATCGGCCCATGGGTAAGCCCTGCCGATACGTTCGCGCGCCATGACAACGAGGTCGGCCCGCCGGTCGGAATCAGCTCCGTAGGCACCGACGGCCAGGTCCAGATAGCGGTCGAGGCCGAACGGCCGAAGCTTCACGAGGGCGTTCGCGGCGATGTTTCCGGTCAGCACCGAGGAAACGATGGCGGGGTCCTCATAGGCTTCTTTTAGCACCGAACGGACCCCAGGTAGGACGCGCCCCCGCGCTTTGAGTTCTTGTTCGTGGCACGTTCCAGCTTGCTCCAATGCAGCCTCGGCCAGGTCCCAAGCGGGGACTGGGAGGTGGTGATCGGCGAACATATCGCTGATGATCAGGCGGTCAGTTCGACCGTCGGTACGGGCTGGATGCGCAGGCGGGTGACCCGCGAGGGCTTTGAACGCCGACGCGTAGATCTCCTTGCTGACCCCAGCGTTGTCGATGAGCGTGTGGTCAATGTCCCACAGCACGATAAGCGGCACCGGCCAAGAGTAGGCACAGCCATCGGCGGGCGGTGACCAGGACACGTAAAGAAGTATCTTGCGATACCGCGCGAGCTGCGATTGTATGGCTGCGTGAATGAGCGACTGCGCTCCGCGCTCGTCCGCACGGGGGTCACCACGGGCGAGTTGGCGGCTGCATGCGGCGTAGATCCCAAGACCGTCGACCGATGGATCAACACCGGACGTCGCCCTCACGCACGCCACCGGTTCACCGCCGCACAGTGTCTCGGTATTGACGAGGTGGAGTTGTGGCCGATCGAGCGTCGCGACGACTCGACCCTTCCCTCAGCGGGCTCTGAGCTGGCCAGCATCTACGCAAACCGCGCGAGCGTTCCTCGCCAACTGTGGCTCGACCTCCTGGAGGGTGCGGCAAAGCACATCGACGTACTCGTATTCAGCGGAACCTTCTACGCGCAGAGCAACCCTCACGTCGCTCGCATGCTCCTCGCACGCGCACAGGCTGGCACCAGTGTCCGGTTGTGCTTCGGGGACCCCGCAGGCGAATCGGTCGCTATCCGAGGCCGAGAAGAAGGTATCGGTGATACGTTGGCCGCGAAGATCCGAGCTTCGCTTACTTACTACCGTGAGCTTCTGTCGGTACCTGGCTGCGAAGTGCGCCTGCATGACACAACACTGTATGCGTCGCTGTTCCGGTATGACGATGAGCTACTAGTCAACCCGCATATCTTCGGCCAGCCGGCCAGCGCTAATCCGCTGTTGCATTTGCGACGAAGCGACGGCGGCGAATGGTTCGAGCTTTACGCTGCAAGTTTCGATACGGTTTGGAACGGCGCCCGGCCGTGGGCTCCAGGCGAGGAAGGCCACCGACGTGGGCAGGACTGAGTACTACTATGACCCCGCAGCTCCAGCGCCCAACTCGCTCGTGCCAGCATCCAACCTCCTGATTGTCAACGAGTCTGGCCAGATCCTGCTCATCAAGAGAAGTGACACAGGCCAGTGGGCCATCCCTGGTGGCAAGCAGGAGTTCGGCGAGAGCGCCGCCGAATGCGCTATTCGCGAAGCCGAAGAGGAGTCCGGCGTGAAGGCCGAAATCACCGCCTTTCTCGGCGTCTACTCCAACCCTAATCACATCGTCGCCTACACCGACGGCGAAACGCGCCAGCAATACGAGGCTGCATACATTGGTCGCCCAGTAGCCGGGACGCCGACAATCAACGATGAAGCTGACGACGTTCGGTGGGTTCATCCAGACGATTTCAGCTCCTACGACATTCATCCGAGCATGCTTGAACAGCTCGGACACTACCTGGCCGGCGACTACCCTCACCTTGGTTAGCCGCGGAGAACGACTCAACGCAACCGGATGCCCGCCTTGGCGTCCTCGACTCGGCGTACCGCCGCGTGGATGTGGGGTTCGGCGAGTCCGATGAATCGCCCGACGATGCTGTCAGCACCGTATCGGCCGGCGATTTCCTCGATCCGTGACGACGACGTGGTTCGTGCGCCGTCCGGTGTCGTGGTCATGTCGCAGAAGATCAAAGCATCCATGAGAAGCGCATCCCCTGGTACGGGGAACTCACGGACCAGTTCCTCGCTGAGGCCGCGCAAGTCGGCCTCGATGATCGCCATCGAGTGGTGCGCGACAAGCCTGGTCACCACATCGTCGAACCCGCCAACGTCTCGTAGGTAGCGAGCTCCGTCGAGCGGGTGAAAGCCCGTGACCTTCGCCCGTGACGAATAGCCGATGTCGTGGAGGATCGCCGAGGCCGCGAGAACGTGCGCACGGTCGGTCAGGAGCGGAGTTAACTCCACCGCGCGTTCGGCAACACCTTGAGAGTGGGCCCAGCGTCGGGGCAGCTCGGCGGCCAGCGCCTCTTCCGCAAGCTCGAACGCCGCATCGTACTCACTCATGCTGGTAACCCCCTCAGAGGCAAACGTCCTGGGACGTCCTCGAAAAATCCCTAGGCGAAGTATGACGTCCTGTCCCACTACGACATGCTCCTACCACCACGCCAGGTGAGCATATCGATACTTCCCGTGGAGATTGGGCGCCTCTCCTACGGCCCACTTGTCTCGCTTCCTTGGCGCTTTCTCCTGCCATGACGGAGTCAAGATGCCGAGCAGCGCAGTGTCAGGACAGCCATCTCGTTCACATCTAGTACAGAGCGGTCAGCTCCGACAGTCGTCGCCGGCAAGATTCGCGGCCTGCTCCTACATCGATGCGACGACGCATTCGCTGGAGATACTGGGCCATGAGTACCAGAAGGGAGCGCAGGCGTCGAGCGGGCCGGCTGAAGCCGTTCTGCGTACCTGTCACCGATTCGAGCGGTACTGGGCTGAGGGCGCGGACTTCAGCCTGGGGTCCCGAAGACCTCACGATTCTGTCGTCATCGGCCACGATGCTGTTGCAGCTCGTCTTGCTCAAATCGCGGCCGGGACGACCTCTCTGATCGTAGGCGAGAGCTTCGTCTACCAGCAGGTTCACGCGGCATTCCAGGGCCTCCCTCCCGAGCACCTTCTCGCCGGCGCCGCCGTCGAGTCCCTTGCCACGGCTGCCGAGGCTCGCCGCCGATTTGATCTCCGAGCAGCCTTGGACTACTCGCAGCTGGCGCGGATGCTCCTTGATGACTGCTCGCCAGCAGACACCACCGCTGTCGTGATCGGTGGGGGAATGCTGGCACAGGCGATAGCGGCGGAGCTGGCGCCTACACGCTCCGTTGTCTTGATCACTCGAAGCCCTAAGCGGCTTCGCCGCCAGTTGGCTGGCTCTGGTGTCCGCGCTGCGGCGTCACGCATCGACTCGTTCAGCCCTGACCTGGCCGATCAGGGCTACAACGTAGTCCTGGCGACACACGGTCTTGAGGGGGAGCACCGAACGCGCGTTGTCGAGATCTCCGAGCGAGCAAACTGCCTCGCGGTTATCGATCTGTGCGCGACCCGGACGATGAGCGACAGGCCCGCTTACCTACACCTGCACCACCCGGTCGTGCTCGAAGCCATCGAAGAAGCGAACCGCGGCATCGCCGATCGGGCCGCAGCTGCTCGTCTATGGATAGATCGACAGCTGGGGGGCAGTCATGACAACTGATGTCGATGTACTCGTCGTCGGCGCAGGACCCGGTGGAATTGTCGCAGCCGACTCCCTGTCTGAGGCCGGTGCGCGGGTGCTGCTGGTCGACGCGGGCCGTCCGTACCAGCGCCGCACTTGTCCGGTGGACATGGGCAGGGCCTGCCACGGGTGCCGAGGCGTCTGCAACGTCATCTCCGGCTTTGGCGGCTCGATCCACTTTGGCGACGGTGTGAAGCTGTCGCGATTCCCTAGCGGCCGGCGGCTGGCGGAACTCCTTGAGGTCGGCCGAGTCGAACAGCTCACCGATGAAGTGATCAAGCTCCTTTGCGGAGACGACGTTCCTGCGTTCTGCGGTGCGGCTGCGTCGTCGCCCGTGCCGGTCAAGGACTATCCGGTCGCGTCCCTCTCCGCCGAACAAGTCCGCACCCTGATAGGTCGGGTTCACGGTCGGCTTGCCGCACGATCGACTCTCGAACTACGCATGCTCACCGACGTCCGGTCGATCCGCCCCGACGACGGCGGGCGATGGACCGTCGAGCTGTCGCAGGTACACGCGGCCGCTGAGGTGGTGCGGGCCGGTGCGGTGGTCGTAGCCGTCGGCCGCCGAGGGCAGCGCTGGTGGCACGGCCAGATCAGAGACCTGGGCGTCAAGTTCTCCGACCCGACGCCCTCGGTCGGTGTCCGGTTCGAGTGCCCCAAGGAACTCTTGCAGCGCGGCGCCGAGATTCACGGCGATTTCAAGACGACCATGGTCCGCCACGGAGTGAAGGTGAAGACGTTCTGTTTCTGCGCCGGCCCCGGCGGTGGGCGTATCAAATTCACTGACTACGGCACGCACACCCTGTTGGACGGGCATGTGATCCCTGAAGACGAAGAAGGGGGCACCGCCAACTTCGCACTGCTCGCGCAGTTGAAGGACGCCAGCGGGCTACCGCGGGACACGTCTTGGGTGGAGGCGCACCTGCTCGCGCCGTACCGTGCCCTGCGTGACGATCGGCCGGGAAAGCCGGTACTCCAGTGGTTCCCGGACTTCCGTGACGGCCGGCTGAGCTGTAGTGACCTCGACGAGTTCGCCGCGCGTGCGGGCTTCACTCCTTCCTTGAAGGACTACAGGATCGCGAACCTGGCAGGAATCCTCCCGCCAGAAGTCCACGCCGCCCTGACGGACTCGTTCGTGGAGCTGATGGCGATCTTCACTGAATCCGACGCCACCGATCAGGTCGGTGTCGTCGGGTTGGAGCTGGAGAGCCTGTGGGACGAGCTGGAGCTGACGGCCGGCATGCAGACCACGCTGCCGGGGCTGTATGCCGTGGGCGACTGTTCGGGCCTGGCCCAGGGAATACTGCAAGCCGCGGTCGGTGGTCTGGCAGCTGCGACTGACATTCTCGGCGTCGCGACACGCACGTCTGGAGCCTCCATATGGGTGGGGGTGACAGTCACACAGGAGGCCGTCGACGCGGCGCTGGACGTTTTCGCTGACAACGCCGTCGCTGCGTTCGTCGGGGGCTCTTATGCCCGCGGCAGCCAAAAGCCCGGAAGCGACGTCGACGCGTTCGTCGTGATCAGAGAATCTGACCTGGAGCGCGAGCGCGCCTACGCCGAGCGGCTACGCCAGCTGCACCGCGACGCGAAGCTCGATTTCGATCACTGCGGCGAGATCTTCACGACGACGGCCTTGGAGCGCCTGCTCGCGTTTACCGAGCAGTGCATCACCACCGTCCCCGCCGTTCAACGCTCCGCGTGCTACCTGGCGGACTGCCCACTGTCTGTGTTCCGAAAAGGCGACGTCGTCTTCAAGTTCCTCGCCGACCCGAAGACCGCGATCCATGACCCCGGTGGGCTCCTGCCCCCACTCGAACAACGCGCCGCCGAATACTTCCGCCGCTGGCCCATGCCGCGCGTTCAGGACCACAAGGGATCACTACGGCTCCCCGTCCCAAGCCCGCAGCACCGCCTCGCGATGACCTGGCTGGAGCGCGAGGCCACCACGGGATGGACAGACACCCCCGTCGGCGTCGGCCTCGACCGCTGGTTCGGAACGGAAATGGCCGAACGCGCTGCTGCCCTGGCTGATCAGCCAGTCGTCGCCGAACCGCCGGCCGACCCTCGCTCCTGCCCACTGCCTCAGGCTCCGCAGGCATTCGCTGCCCTGCTTTCCGCACAGTGCCTCGCCTTCCTCCACATCGAACCGGAAGGACCACGATGACCGCCGTCTCCTTGGGCATGCCGACAACGCGACGCCCGATCTACGCCCAACCCCGCGAGCGCTACCTCTTCCTGTACCCCACCACGGCCTGCCAGCTGCGCTGCCGGCACTGCTACGTGGGCAACGACCGGCTCAACGCCGCCAACACCATGAGCCTGGAGCTCGCCATCCAGATCATGGACTACTTCAAGATCACTGGCGGGCACGACAAGGTCTACCTCCTTGGCGGCGAGCCCACGATGCACCCCCAGCTCCCGGAGATGGTCACCGCAGCACGCGAGCGGGACTATCAGGTCACGATCAGCAGCAACGGCGACTTCGACGAGGCGTTGTTCGGCCGGATGCCGCCGGAGCTGCTGAACTCGTTCAACTTCAGCCTGGAGTCGGCCGACCCGGCCGTCCACCGCCGCATCCGCGGCAACCCCCACAACTTCGACCAGGTCACAGCGCGCATCCGCACGGCCGCCGAGCTCGGCTACCAGATCCGCATCCAGACGACCGTCTCCCGGGCGAACCGGGAGGGCATCTTGGACTTGATCCCGTTCCTGGCGGACCTGGGCGTGAGCACCCTGTCCTTCCACACCCTGGGGCGCACCGGCAACGGCGGCCGGTTCCTTGAGCCGCTGGCACCGGCGGAGTGGATGGAGTTCTGCGCCGAGATCGAGGCGTACCCGCCCGAGCCACGCCTCGCGGTCTACTACCCGCCGACCTTCGTCACCGCCGACGCCCAGGAGCTGCTGGCCGACCGCGGCTACCCCGGCTGCCCGGCACGCACCCTGGACCGGCCGCACGTCTACCCCGACGGCACGGTCTACGCCTGCCCGGTCTTCATGGACGGCGAGCGCCACTACGCGCGCTTCACCGACGGCCGGCTGGTCATCAACCCCT
This window harbors:
- a CDS encoding GNAT family N-acetyltransferase, with protein sequence MTALQTPHADAPTAEPWAGRFVATRGTAADAALIEGWAGGAGWSLGRGDLDLFTRHRPGGLLIGVLDGRPVSAMATAGYDNGFCFTGALIVDPGFRGRGIGTATADIVLSHAEGRPVGLEAPPTLRDFFAARGFFARRRTIAFAGAVPAPRAINPHVTTLDSGLLGQAAALDARCFPAERTALAADWAIGPDRYALGFVQNNRLLGYGVIRAGFGAARIGPLYASEPRVAAALFDALAEHAGRHGARAIAIDIPEPNPAAMALCETRGLSHDSETLRMVRPGACGDETAVDVTLLYGLTSRELG
- a CDS encoding GNAT family N-acetyltransferase — translated: MSPRDIVLAQPQDTDTLSLVIAEAFLGLAPSLWLIPGENDRRRVFPGYFRLYVAEAMRRGHVYTTTERSAVALWLPVSEEGEVPGADYDQELAAVTERWVDRFRTFDALLNKHHPTGLRHDHLAILAVHPDQQGQGIGTELLAAHHRRLDQSDAPSAAYLEASDATTRQLYLKHGYADLGDPIQLPAGPPMFPMLRRPASLGA
- a CDS encoding APC family permease, whose protein sequence is MPRRSPAPSKVSETLARDRLGVTGVMFFILAGVAPLTVTAGVVPTAYAVTGLTSVPAAFLVVAVVLAVFAVGYVAMAQRIPNAGAFYAFISQGLSKPAGVGGALVAVVAYNVLQVGLYGMIGPSLQSFAADNFGLNAPWGVWAFGAWAVVTVLGLIRVDLSGHLLGVLSTIELLVIIALTVRGLAHPAAGGISAAALSPTSLHFAGLGAVLAVAVLGFTGFEQAPVFSEEARDAKRTIPLATFVSLAVIAVVYAGASWALDVHYGNQVVATAQGPASPTMLFAMAPGLLASTARTLFLTSLIAAALAFHNAVGRYMWALGRERVLPAIMGTTGSNGVPKAASGVQSLFGAVAIGLTLGLHWDPVAKLFFWGGTTGGFGILLLLAATSAAVVKYFARTPGDETVWRRLIAPVASTVLLTVMAWLCVDHYDVLLNVPPGSLATRVLPGLFAVAAVIGIGWALVLRRRQPDAYEMIGLGGAAALARTAASSTPSAAAKPARAGRAAR
- a CDS encoding GOLPH3/VPS74 family protein; its protein translation is MLTRTGLLADDFFLMVHDDLSGHPRLPDRILGLGLASALLCELAVVGAIAVEGDEVTAVTGWKPPTSSLADEIHREIADEHQRLLVRDWLNYLAAKAIERVIARMAAEQLLHRRPSRLKFLGVADRWRPVDSTTADWPAIDVKIKVYNANADTHHLVLFGLTRATGLRHPSLWEVQNRLDDPAALEETLEPLDYSPPLRQLLAHTEAAVGSAVTSQRIG
- a CDS encoding aldo/keto reductase encodes the protein MRYDDRRVALGLYRTGLSRELLESALEIGVTAIDTAYSYDQFTSHRALNAIADDLLHRFEISTKVGYFPDGHDLSPVRLRQAIERSTEELDRTPDAVLLHNPEQSPNGLLPACALLSELCDKGWCGSWGIASWDPRPLNSISYEGPAPDVLMVRAGLAVPLLVHEAGEELFKMTAAADRWGMAPFGQDAAARLWSDIDPAKIVSTSGHVGRLEAAFAAAFELPHVSRIAVGTHRADHLAQLHAARCLATDSDTVARYSAALTAAGGATASGAAHAGEQPL
- a CDS encoding HAD family hydrolase; translation: MPLIVLWDIDHTLIDNAGVSKEIYASAFKALAGHPPAHPARTDGRTDRLIISDMFADHHLPVPAWDLAEAALEQAGTCHEQELKARGRVLPGVRSVLKEAYEDPAIVSSVLTGNIAANALVKLRPFGLDRYLDLAVGAYGADSDRRADLVVMARERIGRAYPWADRASTIVVGDTPRDVEAALTAGAQVIAVASGVHSAELLHAAGATVVLNDLRELRGHLHAI
- a CDS encoding helix-turn-helix domain-containing protein; translated protein: MNERLRSALVRTGVTTGELAAACGVDPKTVDRWINTGRRPHARHRFTAAQCLGIDEVELWPIERRDDSTLPSAGSELASIYANRASVPRQLWLDLLEGAAKHIDVLVFSGTFYAQSNPHVARMLLARAQAGTSVRLCFGDPAGESVAIRGREEGIGDTLAAKIRASLTYYRELLSVPGCEVRLHDTTLYASLFRYDDELLVNPHIFGQPASANPLLHLRRSDGGEWFELYAASFDTVWNGARPWAPGEEGHRRGQD
- a CDS encoding NUDIX hydrolase encodes the protein MGRTEYYYDPAAPAPNSLVPASNLLIVNESGQILLIKRSDTGQWAIPGGKQEFGESAAECAIREAEEESGVKAEITAFLGVYSNPNHIVAYTDGETRQQYEAAYIGRPVAGTPTINDEADDVRWVHPDDFSSYDIHPSMLEQLGHYLAGDYPHLG
- a CDS encoding HD domain-containing protein; this encodes MSEYDAAFELAEEALAAELPRRWAHSQGVAERAVELTPLLTDRAHVLAASAILHDIGYSSRAKVTGFHPLDGARYLRDVGGFDDVVTRLVAHHSMAIIEADLRGLSEELVREFPVPGDALLMDALIFCDMTTTPDGARTTSSSRIEEIAGRYGADSIVGRFIGLAEPHIHAAVRRVEDAKAGIRLR
- a CDS encoding Rossmann-fold NAD(P)-binding domain-containing protein, which gives rise to MPSSAVSGQPSRSHLVQSGQLRQSSPARFAACSYIDATTHSLEILGHEYQKGAQASSGPAEAVLRTCHRFERYWAEGADFSLGSRRPHDSVVIGHDAVAARLAQIAAGTTSLIVGESFVYQQVHAAFQGLPPEHLLAGAAVESLATAAEARRRFDLRAALDYSQLARMLLDDCSPADTTAVVIGGGMLAQAIAAELAPTRSVVLITRSPKRLRRQLAGSGVRAAASRIDSFSPDLADQGYNVVLATHGLEGEHRTRVVEISERANCLAVIDLCATRTMSDRPAYLHLHHPVVLEAIEEANRGIADRAAAARLWIDRQLGGSHDN
- a CDS encoding nucleotidyltransferase domain-containing protein, with the translated sequence MTTDVDVLVVGAGPGGIVAADSLSEAGARVLLVDAGRPYQRRTCPVDMGRACHGCRGVCNVISGFGGSIHFGDGVKLSRFPSGRRLAELLEVGRVEQLTDEVIKLLCGDDVPAFCGAAASSPVPVKDYPVASLSAEQVRTLIGRVHGRLAARSTLELRMLTDVRSIRPDDGGRWTVELSQVHAAAEVVRAGAVVVAVGRRGQRWWHGQIRDLGVKFSDPTPSVGVRFECPKELLQRGAEIHGDFKTTMVRHGVKVKTFCFCAGPGGGRIKFTDYGTHTLLDGHVIPEDEEGGTANFALLAQLKDASGLPRDTSWVEAHLLAPYRALRDDRPGKPVLQWFPDFRDGRLSCSDLDEFAARAGFTPSLKDYRIANLAGILPPEVHAALTDSFVELMAIFTESDATDQVGVVGLELESLWDELELTAGMQTTLPGLYAVGDCSGLAQGILQAAVGGLAAATDILGVATRTSGASIWVGVTVTQEAVDAALDVFADNAVAAFVGGSYARGSQKPGSDVDAFVVIRESDLERERAYAERLRQLHRDAKLDFDHCGEIFTTTALERLLAFTEQCITTVPAVQRSACYLADCPLSVFRKGDVVFKFLADPKTAIHDPGGLLPPLEQRAAEYFRRWPMPRVQDHKGSLRLPVPSPQHRLAMTWLEREATTGWTDTPVGVGLDRWFGTEMAERAAALADQPVVAEPPADPRSCPLPQAPQAFAALLSAQCLAFLHIEPEGPR
- a CDS encoding radical SAM/SPASM domain-containing protein, with amino-acid sequence MTAVSLGMPTTRRPIYAQPRERYLFLYPTTACQLRCRHCYVGNDRLNAANTMSLELAIQIMDYFKITGGHDKVYLLGGEPTMHPQLPEMVTAARERDYQVTISSNGDFDEALFGRMPPELLNSFNFSLESADPAVHRRIRGNPHNFDQVTARIRTAAELGYQIRIQTTVSRANREGILDLIPFLADLGVSTLSFHTLGRTGNGGRFLEPLAPAEWMEFCAEIEAYPPEPRLAVYYPPTFVTADAQELLADRGYPGCPARTLDRPHVYPDGTVYACPVFMDGERHYARFTDGRLVINPSPDNEMNAYLASDPVCHGCSLTGTCGGGCPAYSQIPAYQDGWYSCDREVTPICLLWTMSAWGQRPADALHALR